One Coffea eugenioides isolate CCC68of chromosome 2, Ceug_1.0, whole genome shotgun sequence genomic window, atgggaatttgaattgatggtaaaaaaagaatcaactctcgtTAAATGGGGTaagtttatagtaacaactacttacattgaataagggtattttaagaaaattaaaatacaactacattcttcaattggaaagtggactacaatttgggacagatgaaaaaggaatacaggactatcaaagtgggacggagtaAGTAATAGCTTAGAAATTGCAGAATATCGTATCAAGACCCGATTACTGCATGGTGCATGCCAATTGGCATATGCTTAATTGGAATCTCTGTTATATGTTGAAATAATAATATGATAATGGACGGTTTGTAGTAAACGAATTTAAAACTTTATCTGGTGCTAGTCAATTTTGGGAGGTGTCTTGCATCATTTGCCAACTAATCCAGCTATTACTAGTATTGCTGATGTTCATCCAAAAGAATACTACAAATATATGCGATATAACGCAAGCTTCATAATTGTGCACTAATACCAGATTGGACTTTGGgtaatttcctttttccttttttcttattTCAGATATTCTCTGCCACGTCTTAGATGACTAATTCCCGTTAGTGGCAGACCTGcagtactcttttttttttttttttttttgtctattaTCATCATTTACATCTATTTCTACTCCTGTTCTAATCTATATTATGGAAGAATTAATAGAAATTGAATTACCATCGGACCATACGGGTGCAAGAGGCACCCATATGGATTTAAAAGAAACCACATTAAGTGGTAACTTTTGGATGGTAAGCAAGATATTTGAACTTTTGATCTCCCATCCCATAAGAATATGTGGCGACCAATTACTCTTAACTTTTGAACTTTTGATCTCCCATCACATTAGTAGTTGGTTGCAGATTGGCGGTCACGCTGAGCCCTTCTTAGACAATAAATTAAGAAAGGGAAATGtttgcactctcatttttgttAATGATATTCTCACTATCATTCTAAtcatataaattttatttattaaactatatgataaaataaatagtgAGAGTGTAGATAACAAAAAATGGATTGTAAATAATATTTTCCTCAAGAAATACGCAATGAGCAACTTATTAAACTTTTGTACTGGAGCGTTTTCACGCTTAAATTAAACTGTGGAAACATCAGCCTACAAATTAATCCTAGCCGATAACGGCTCACGTCCTTTGCAGCTATCCATATCCATATAAAGTTCCTAGAAAAAACCAAGAAATTGACTGCCAATTGTCACAACCGGAATATTGAAGCCTCAAAAGTCATCAGTCAAAACAACCGAAGGGAACAGTACTTAATGGTGAAAATTCCAAAATCTTGTGTTGTGTGGATTGAATGTTGGATACATGTTGATTATGTACGTGGTCGAATTCGGCAATCATCATAACTACTTACGGCTTTAGTGTCTACATTACTATTATTTTAGTCACACATTCCTGTGACAAGATAACATAAAAGTAGTCGGGCTCCGTAAGAATTGCCCCAGATACCCCTATGtcgacaaaaaagaaaattcaactGAATTGAAAGAGTGCGGCTGTAGTCCTTTGTACACACTATGTTTCATGCTTTCCTGTCATTACtttaattattttctatttctttgTTTTGAGACGAAAAATTTCACGATAAGTTGACATGCTGTTATTAGGGTTGCAAACGAAGCAAACTACTCGTAGATCGATTCGATTAAAGTTCAGTTTGAATTCAGTTAGCATCGAGTTCGAGTCGACCAAATTGAGTTATCGAATTCAATTCGAACACAAAGAAACTCAATTTGTTAACTCGTGAATCGACTcgaatatatattttatttttatagtgaaattacatatatgtatccctaatatttttttatttattaaggAAAATAGTCTAtatataatttcattttaatactgaaattacatatatacataatatttttattatttattaaagaaaaatgactattttattcatttaaaaaaaatggaataattgttttttattttttaaatttgagtAGACTCGAATACGAATTCGACTAAGCTTGAATTTGAAGTTGAACTCGATCTCGAATTTTACATTGAAAGCTCGTCAAGTTCGAACTTGATTTTGAATTAGATAAAattaagggataattgcagaaacctcccctgaggtttctgacatttgcactgacctcccctgtggtttgaaaaattatactaacctcccctgaggttactaatcctttgcaaatccagtccaaacgattaaaatattgttttagggagtgaaattagaagtttttaccaaatttgtcctttgtattacatgtccaatgaatgacaaagtactacaaatcaattaacaattaataaattttaaagaGTATAGTTTATAAGCAAATATGCATTAtctatttaaagtatcggctctttatgggcattttactttcaaacatttaatttaatacaaatatttacgctcaaatacagatttgtatttactttcaaatatttaatttttgttaaatacaaaaactaCCAATCTTTGTtcccgtaaaaatattaatataacactttttcaattttaattacaaacatttatgtatttaacataaattaaatgattcagaataaaataaccataaagagccaatactttactcatgtaatgaaTGAtagccataaagaattaatactttatgggtcatttctttttttaaaaagatatttaatttatattaaataaataacctatcgatttcctttttgcaagaatattactgtaacacttttttgaattttacttacaaacattgatatatttatcataaattaaatgtttgaaagtaaaatacccgtaaaAAATCGGTAATTTAAATGAGTAATGCGTGTTTGTCCATAAAGAACCGGtaactatttaaagtaccggttctttatgggtattttattttcaaacatttaatttaatacaaatatttacgctcaaatacatagttgtatttactttcaaatatttaatttttgttaaatacaaaacctaccaatctctcttccgtaaaaatattaatataacactttttcaattttagttacaaatatttatgtatttaacataaattaaatgattcataaTAAAATACACATAAAAAACGAATagtttactcatgtaatggatgaaaatcataaaaaattaatattttatgggctatttctttttttaaaaaatatttaatttatattaaataaataacttaccgatttcctttttgcaagaatagtactgtaacactttttgaattttacttacaaatattgatatatttatcataaattaaatgtttgaaaataaaatatccgtaaagagccggtactttaaataggtaatgcgtatttgcctataaactatactccttagagtttattaattgttaattgatttgtagtactttgtcattcattggacatgtagtacaaaggacaaatttggtaaaaatttcTAATTGCActccctaaaacaatattttaatagtttggactgaatttgcaaatgattagtaacctcaggggaggttagtgtaattgttcaaaccacaggggaggtcagtgtaaatgtcagaaacctcaggggaggtttctgtaattatccctaaaattaaatcaaaacttgattcgattaaattaaaattaaagttGGATTTCACTCGGCTCAGTTTACAACCTAATGATTGTATTTGTATTATTGCAACCCTGGTGACTGTATTTGTATTTGACTAGGAATAGTTAAtagaagaagagagaaaaaggagGTAATGTGTCCCTGGTGGAGGGAGTATTGCTGGTGAGATGAATGATGGCCTGCAGCCCCATGCTGCGTACGCTTTCTTTTTCTCATCATCAAAAGTCGCTTTCCGCCTGCAGTTTTATATTTGAGATAACTAACACACATGCGTATAATGCACATTTTCCCAATCACTATTAATTAGAGGGAAATCTCTATTCTTTCCTTTTAAGTTTCAtacttatatttattttattattcatattctctttttttccttttaaaaaaaattgaaattatatCTGAATCCTTATGTAACTAAggatattaaaaaagaaaaaaaaatttcatcgaGTTGGGTAAAGAATCAGCATGTTTTTTGTGTTGGCATggaatatatatacaatggatTATTAGGCAAAATTTTTAGAATGATATTAAAGCGTtctttgtgatatgatgtacgtaagataaaaaagtaatggttgaaaaaaaattgattaaaaaacATGCATATACTCATGCAAATGaatcatttttttcaaataatggGCTAACCAAACAAatccaaataatttttttcccaaaGTTGAGACCAGCTCAGCCCAAACTTTGACTGGGCTTCACGTCTCATAGGCACTAAATTAACCCTTTAGGTACATTAttcaaacacccaaaaaaaaataaaaaacactcTTAAACAAACACTGAAACATTCATTCGACAAATCAATGAATAATAATGACAATAAAATTGTATCTAGTGGCAGATGCTAAGGAAAGGCTCTCAAGTCTACATAATGAGTTGAAGCGCTAGAATCTGAAACTTTTGGCAGCCCAACTCAAGACTCTAAAGACTCGTCTTAGCACTTACTAGCAGCTAAGCATCGAGCATGCATCTTGATCTGGTTACGTCTATGTCCGCGTACATAATGTTTCAGGATGGTCGAATGTGCCCGCCATATCTCATCACTGGCTCGTCACTACCGAGCTCTTCTAAGGTCCGCCGCGCGCCACCCAGATTTGGGCGTGGGCCAGAAGCTCCACGCCACAGCCATAACCAGCGGTCTGCTGGCCTTATCTGCCCCAAACTCATTCCTCCGCAACACCGTCCTCCACTTGTACGCTGCCTGCTGTAATTCTTACTCTGCGCGCAAGGTGTTCGACGAAATTCCCCGCTCGCATAAAGACACAGTTGATTGGACTACCCTAATGAACTGTTATACTCGAGATGGACTGCCTGGCGAAACCCTCAATTTGTTCATCACTATGAGAAGTATTGGAGTTCCAGTTGACGAAATTACGCTGGTCTCTTTCTTCTGTGCTTGTGCGAAATTGGGTGATGAATGGTTGGGGTATCAAGGTTATGTTTGCCTGGTCAAGATGGGTTTCTGTTATAATAGCATGAAGGCTTGCAATGCGGCTATGAGTATGTATGCGAAATGTGGATTAATGCGTGAAGCGAGGCGGGTTTTCGATGAGATGAGTGAAAGGAGTGCTGTTTCTTGGACGGTTCTTTTGGATGCTGTGATGAAATGGGAATGTCTGGAAAGTGGGAGGAGAGTCTTTGATGAGATGCCAGAGAGAAATGAGATTGCTTGGACGAAAATGATCACGGGGTATGTTGAGAATGGGTGTGCTGGGGAGGCTTTTAAAATGCTCAAGGAGATGCTCTTTGATCATGGGCTAGATTTGAACTTTGTTACACTCTGTTCATTGTTATCGGCTTGTACCCGATCGGGGGATGTTATGATGGGCAGGTGGTTGCATCTCCATTCACTTAAAATGATGGGAAATCAAATGGACGTTATGGTCGCTACATCTTTGATTGACATGTATGCTAAATGTGGCGGGATAGCTGCCGCTTGTAGAGTATTCGAGGCAATGCATCATAGGAATGTGGCCATGTGGAACGCTATGCTAAACGGTCTTGCAGTGCATGGAAAGGGTAGCGTTGTTTTAGATATGTTTGATCAGATGGTAATGGAGGTCAATCCCGATGATGTGACTTTCA contains:
- the LOC113759280 gene encoding pentatricopeptide repeat-containing protein At5g15340, mitochondrial-like; the protein is MVECARHISSLARHYRALLRSAARHPDLGVGQKLHATAITSGLLALSAPNSFLRNTVLHLYAACCNSYSARKVFDEIPRSHKDTVDWTTLMNCYTRDGLPGETLNLFITMRSIGVPVDEITLVSFFCACAKLGDEWLGYQGYVCLVKMGFCYNSMKACNAAMSMYAKCGLMREARRVFDEMSERSAVSWTVLLDAVMKWECLESGRRVFDEMPERNEIAWTKMITGYVENGCAGEAFKMLKEMLFDHGLDLNFVTLCSLLSACTRSGDVMMGRWLHLHSLKMMGNQMDVMVATSLIDMYAKCGGIAAACRVFEAMHHRNVAMWNAMLNGLAVHGKGSVVLDMFDQMVMEVNPDDVTFTVLLCACSHSGLVDQGRVFFSNLECRYGIKPSMEHYACMVDLLGRAGHLEEAETMIMGMPMQPNEFVLGSLLGSCIVHRKLELGERVMQELLQMYPQNVEYHVLLSNMYASVDKPEKADSFRGVLKMRGIRRVPGMSSVHFGGKIGRSTAGEKSYPPIRSIPRVGRIEDVKFSNTSYQA